A window of the Dickeya dianthicola NCPPB 453 genome harbors these coding sequences:
- a CDS encoding expansin EXLX1 family cellulose-binding protein, with protein MMTFKKALLISSVLLPLAHSAQAAWELGDICYGYATATGSGYSGGALLLDPIPSNMEITALNRTQLDYKGVKTGLAGAYLKVTGPKGSTIVYVTDLYPEGGDCALDLSFNAFEKIGNLQDGKINIQWELVKAPVSGNVVYRVKEGSNPYWAAVQFRNVKYPIIEMKYLQGSQWVSAPKTDYNHFILEFVGKNDIPIEFTDIKGNILSDTLPPMSDSTSSAYLITGKVQLP; from the coding sequence ATGATGACATTCAAAAAGGCTTTATTAATATCTTCAGTATTATTACCTCTGGCCCACAGTGCCCAGGCTGCCTGGGAACTTGGCGATATCTGCTACGGTTATGCAACAGCCACGGGGTCGGGTTATTCCGGCGGTGCTTTATTGTTGGACCCGATCCCTTCCAATATGGAGATAACTGCATTAAATAGAACTCAGCTGGACTATAAAGGTGTTAAAACGGGACTCGCCGGCGCTTATCTCAAAGTTACTGGCCCGAAGGGAAGCACCATTGTCTATGTCACTGATCTATACCCTGAAGGTGGCGATTGCGCACTGGACTTATCATTCAATGCGTTCGAGAAAATTGGCAATTTGCAGGATGGGAAAATTAATATCCAATGGGAACTGGTAAAAGCGCCGGTAAGCGGCAACGTGGTGTACAGAGTTAAAGAAGGTTCTAATCCTTATTGGGCGGCGGTGCAATTCAGAAATGTCAAATATCCGATTATAGAAATGAAATATCTGCAAGGCAGTCAGTGGGTCAGTGCGCCAAAGACAGATTATAATCATTTTATTCTGGAGTTCGTTGGAAAAAATGATATCCCGATCGAATTTACCGATATCAAAGGCAATATATTAAGCGATACGCTCCCGCCGATGTCAGACAGCA